ATCGAGGACGTCTTCGGCTGGGCTCCGAATCCCGACCGCGTCAAACAGATCAGGGATCCCCATCATCCTGCCGAAGTCCGCCACGATCCGAGCGACCCCAGAACAGAGATCACAGCCTCGTCAGGACAGATTGTCTTTCTGGACGCCTGGCCCGAGAAATGGACGCCGTTAGTCGTTGATATATTGAATAACCACCATTTCAGTTATTACCAGAATCAGGAACCACCGGGAGACTGGGATTCGCCCCGTCCGGTGTATTTCCTGGCGGTTTCTGCCGGTCACACGTTCTGTTTCGCACTGGCCAAACGCCGGGCGGATGTCCCGGATGAACTCCTTCAACTGGCGACCGAATGGTTGGTGGGCGCCCTTGAGTACGAAGGGGCCGGTGCAAAAACGGCCTCCGGGTATGGATCGTTCAAGCTAACCGAGACGCCAAAGCTGTTCTCCTCGGATAACATCGATAAAACCTGGAAAGGGGCCCTGGCCAAGCAAAAACGGGCAGAATTCACCTGCACGCTGGAACTCGTCACGCCGGCGTTTCTGGCGGGACCCTTGCAAAAGGAGGAGGACTGCGAACTCCGGCCGGCAACGCTGCGGGGCATGCTCCGCTGGTGGTGGCGGACCATGCACGCCGCCCACGTGGACGCCGCCACTCTCTATCGGATGGAATCCGCGATTTGGGGCGATACAAATTCCTGCGGCGCCGTCCGCGTTACGGTGGAGCCGTTAGACAACGTAAAGCCTGTTTTATTCGATAAAAACAAGGTAAGAGACGAAAATAAACTGCCTGCTCCGCCGAATAAAAGGACTACGCAAGGGCTTAATTATTTCACTTTCGGCATGGATGACATGCGCAGGGAGAATGGCCAGCGCCAGCGTTATCAGCGCTATTATATAATGCCGGGTGCAAAATGGCGGGTGACGATGAGAGTTCGTCCGAAGATATATGAAATAAAAAATGATAAAGGCATCGTTATTGAAAAATGGGACCTATCAGTTTCTGATGTCCTGCCCCAGGCTCAGGCGGCGTTGTGGTTGCTCTGTTACTACGGAGGGGTTGGCTCCAAGTCGCGGAAGGGTTTTGGTTGTTTCGATGTGCCCGCCGAACTTTCCAGTTGGAACCTGGAAAAATGTAAAGAAGTCGCCGCGAAGTTTCGCAAGGCATGCAACCGGTCAACTCAAAAAGGGTGCGACGCACCGACTCTGGAAACGATGATTTCGGGTGAGGAGCTCCCGGTTGGCTGGAAAAATGTCTGGTGGATCCTGGACCGTATCGGTGCCGCCGCTCAAGCTTTTGCCCAACAGTACGCGAAAAATGCTCAAAAACTGGCGTTGGGACTGCCGAGAAATGTACGCGGCCGATTTAACCTAGGCGAACACGTTGCAAAGACGAACCGTCACGCATCGCCGCTCATCTTTCATGTGGGACGTCAAAATGGGAATTATGTTGTGCGCTGTGTCGGGTTTCCTTCCCCAGAGTTACCGGCCGATCGCACGCGAAAGGCAAGCCAGAATTTTCTTACTCAGGCGATACAAACAATAACTGCCAATCTGAAAAGTGCGTTTTCGAACTCACAGGGGGCCGCCATGCAGCCGGCGCGGTTCCCCACTGGTCAGCCTGGCCAAAGTCCAGGGGCTGGGGCTCGGCCCACCAGCGCCCCCGCTCCTTCTCTCCCTACTTTGAAAAGTGGCGACGAAGTGGAAGTCACAATCGTGGAAGATCCCAAAGGCAAAGGCAGATTGTTCGCAAAACACGAGGCTACAGGTCTCGTCGGAAATATCATTGATCCGAATAATGTGCCCGATAAAACAATTGGAGCAAAAATACACGTGTTTATTCACTCGATCAACATGAAGCAAAAACAGATTCAATTCAAAGCTAAAAAATAGAAAGCCTGTAACATTTCGGAAAAATGTCCATTCCTTTAAAGCCTGTGAAGAACGTGCGATGTTCGTAAAGCCAAGGCGTTGGCACGAATTGGCGGCTAGGGCTGCGGCGTCCGCCTGTTTCGGTTTGCCCTGGCCGTCTTGTCTGTTAAAGCGACCGAGTATCAAGTTTTTGCAGGGTTCCAGATCGGGCGCATAGGGTATGCAACAGCTACCCAATGCTATGGTCGTCCTCTCCAGTGAACAGCTCTGGCCGAATATCCTCGGTTTGGTCCATTGGCATAAACATGAGGGCGGCGTCAAGGATTTATGCATTTATTACACGAACAATCCTGTCAGATCAAAGCAGCCCGCCGAACGCTTTGCGGCATTTGCCAAAAAGGTTTTTCCACCGATCCATGTTCATCTTCCAGAAGCTCCCGGCGGCACGTTGCCACAGGATGTGTTGGGCCAGATCCTCGCCTGGCAAAAGCAGCTTCCGGCAAGGCGGTGGATCATCAATGCCACGGGCGGACTCAAGCTCATGTTCTATGGAGCCGTTCAGGCCAAGGAGTTGCCGAATACGGAAGTCGTTTACGGAGAGCTTTCCGGTGAATGGTTCCGCTGGAGAAAAACCGCCCACGGTGAACAACTGGAATCGTTGTCAATAGATCGTGCGGAAACCGACTATATTCCCGTCAGATATCTCGTGCAGGCGCAGTCGGGAGTGGCCTTCAACCGTACATGGCAGTGTCAAAAGCCCGAACCACTGCCTGTCGCACAAGTTGTTCAGGACGGAATCGAGACGGGCTGGGACTGGCCTCGGATGTTCGCCAGGATTGGCCGGCCGAATGAGGGTCAGGCAGGATTTCTCTTCGAAAAATTCGTCGCTGCCGTGCTTCTCGAAATGGGTATCCCGCAGGTAGACGTTAATGCGAAGCTCGGCGAAGGCAATGGTCAATCCGTGCAGGAAATAGACGTGATCGCGAACTATCGTGGCCGAATTTTAATCTTCGATTGCAAGCTCCGCGTGGAAAGCGAGGAAGGCCGCCGGGTGGAGCCCCTTGCCGTCCAGATTCGTCAGGCGGCCGCCATCCGCCGCGATATCGGGGGAATCGGGGCGATGCTCCTGATGATCAGGCCGGGTCGAGCATTCCGTGAGCAGGAAAAATTGCTGGCGAGGGAACTGGGAGTGGATATACTCGACAGCGCCGCAACATTGAATTTCTTTCGCGAATTGGCCCGTTTTTGTGGATTGCCAGGAGAACTTCCCGCGTCCTTGCAAAAGGCCCAGGATTTACTCGACGGAGCGAAGTCCCAGGGCTATCAGGAGGCATTGGCAAAATCCAGCTTTTTAGGCGCTACCCCCGGTGCGGAGCCGCGGGGTGTGTTGATCCGCTTGGAAAGTCACCTCAACAAATACATGGAGGAGACAGCTCAGGATTGGGCCGTCTATCAGATGGGACGTCACATCTATTTATACTACAAAATTCCTCCAAACGTTCCCGCCGCGGTATGCCTCAATCGGTGGCAGCAAATCTGCGATGAAGTGGCTGAAATCAAACCTCTCTGGACGGCAAAAGGGGGCAAAGTGGCGCTCGCCAGACTTATTCCCAAGGTCGATACTGACCAACTGAGAATGTTTTTGGGACGCCACCGAGGTCAGAAACTTCTCCAGTAGCCCCTCCATTACGCTGCACAATATCGGAATAACAGACGTTTCATTGTGTTATCATATTGAGTATATTCGAATAAGCCCCGACCATGGCTACTCTAACGGGCAAATGGCGTGGCGCAACGCGCCGGGCAAAATCATTCAAGGCGGTTTCTTTTCGGAGCTGAACACGGCCAATTCGGCCAGACCCACGTTTTGGGTTCCAGGTTTGGTTGCCGTGACTAAAAAGGCCAGCCATTTGACCTCGCCCGGCGGAAAGACGATTCCCCCACCTTGACGCGCATTGTCGAGAAGTTCGGGCGTCTCGATCGTGGTGCCATCGCTGAAAATCAAGAGCCTCCTTGGAATCTGGTCAAGTGAGTTTGGGCGATCGAAGAGCCAGACGCGGTCCACCGCTACTGGTTCGGCCACGGGCGGCAAATAAACGCAGTATCACCTTCTTCGGAAGATGCCCAGGCCCTGGCTGGGCTTTGAGGAAAGCCCGCCACGACGCTGTTGCAGGCGGCCTCGCAGCGGTAGCCTGGATAGCTTGAACTCGCCGCCCCGGATGCTGGCCTGGCGAGGTTGTGCCGGGCGGAGAGCGGAGAATCTGGGCATACGCCTCCAGGAGAAAAGCCGTATTTCTGCAACACATGGCACCACGGCCAAATCGATTGAATCGCGGTAGGGGCAATTCATGAATTGCCCCTACCTGGATCTGAATGTGTTGTACGCCCGGCTCATCAATTGTTGTAAGTGCCACATGTCCAGGTGTGTTCGGACTTCGGAGGGACCCGCTCGTCGGGTCTGTTTTTTCGGAGGGACCCGCTCGTCGGGTCCGCGTAATTGCAAGGACCCGCTTGTCGGGTCCGGTAAACACCGATCGACGGCCCATTCCCTTTCCCCGGGCACGACGAGCGTGCCCCTCCGGAATAATCTCGGAGGGACCCGCTTGTCAGGTCCATTCCAGGTTCTATGCGAGGTTTTCGAGGTTTTCCCTTCTAACCGGCATGCAACGTTTTTCTTCCAGAACAGTGTGGCGAAATCAAAAACCCCGTGAAATCCAGCACTTACGTGGGAAATCACGGGGTTTTCTGATCTTCTGTGGTATTAGGCCCGGAGGGATTCGAACCCCCGACCAAGGGATTATGAGTCCCCTGCTCTAACCGCTGAGCTACGGGCCCATCATGCGCCGGAGGGAGTGTTCTCCGGCTTTGGAGGTATTCAGGAATTCTCTCTGCCCTGTTCCTCCTGTTATACCCCCTCCCGCCTGTTATTCTGGTTCCTATATTTTCCCAATACCACCGCGCAGGGTTATGGGAGCGGCCCAGCATCTTGCCGCCATAGCATCTACGTCAGCACAACAAGTGGTGGGTGCCTTGTGGCGTCTGGGTAATTCTGTGCTGTAGTGCTAATTGGCCTTTGTGCCCGCGCCTATCATTTCACACCAAACTCAATGAGGTGCGGGTAGTCGCATCATATTCCGTTGCCGCAAACTGCATCCATGCGTTCCATAGTTTCTTGAAAACTTTGGGCAACCAGCCGAGGCCCGCGTCGGAAACATGGGTTTGTCGTTTCCGACGACGGGTTGTTTCCGGTTTGCGTGCCATCCGGGCGGATTGTGTGTTTGTACGCTTCAGCACCCCGGTCGCGGTGGCTTGACTGTCGTCTCGGTGATCCGGTCCAAAGTGAGCCACCGCTCCTTTTGGCGTTGCCTTCGCGCACTTCTTATTATAACGGGTGTTCCGGGGGCTCACGACACCAGGTGGACGATGGTCGGGCGTGCTCCGCGGTGTGCTGTCAGCGCGTGCACATCCAGGACCGGAACGTCGCATCTCGGGACCCTTGCAGGACATCCAGGCAGGTGGAGGGGTTCCCACCCGACCACAAAGTTCGGGCGTTTCTTGGCAGCCTTGTTGGAGGTGTGGGGACCACGCTGTTTAATAGAGGAATTGTCATCGAATGGAGCGGTCGCGGGGGACTGATTCGGAACTTGGTGCGTGGAAAACGTGAAGAAAACCGCGCGGCAACCACACATTTCCAACGGAAAGGCGAGGGTATGCGGCTGATTGTGCTTGGCAGCGGTGGTTATCACCCTAGTGAACGGCGTCATACGCTGTGTCACGTGATTCCTGAGGCGGGTGTGATCCTGGATGCAGGAACGGGATTCTTCCGCGTGGGCCGATTTCTGGACGAACAGCCGTGGCACATTTTTCTGACGCATGCCCATCTGGATCACATCATCGGGTTGACCTACTACTGGAGCGTCTCACGGGATCGGTCGCTTGGTCCGATCACGGTTTGGGGAAGTGACAAGACCATCGAAGCGGTGAAACGGCACCTGTTCTCGGAGCCGTTGTTCCCCAAAATGCCGCCGTACGAGTTCGCGCTCATCTTGCCGGGGGAAAAGGTAACGGTGCCGAGCGAGCGGGAATCGGGAGAATTTACTGTGACGAGTTTTCCCCTCAGTCACCCCGGGGGTGCACAGGGCTACCGATTTGATTTTCAGGACCGGTCGGTGGCCTACGTGACGGATACCACAGCGGCCGCCCGGCCAACCTACGTCCAGAAGATCATGTGTGTGGATGTGCTCATCCACGAGGCCTATTTTCCACCGGGTTATGAAGATCTGGCTTTGCAGACGGGCCATGTGTCGTCCGTACAGGCCGCCGAGGTAGCACGGGAGTGTCAAGCCAAAAGGCTACTTCTCGTGCACGTAAATCCCCTGAGCGAAGATTCCGACCCCCTCAGGATTATGGAAGTACGGGCGGTGTTTCCGAATGTTACTGTGGCAGAAGACGGGATGAGTCTAGCGTTCTAATCGGGCGGGCTGAAGTAACCCTTTATTGGGGGATGATGGTTGGTTGACCGGCGGGTCGCTTTTTAGGTACAATTCGGCCAGACTAATATGGCTTAACCTCAAACCGAGGAGGCCCGCCGATGCTGCCCGCCTCGTGCTTTCTGTTTCCCACGTCGTGGTGTTCTGGGGCCGATCATGGCGTACGGGGGTCGCCCGACCAAGCCCGTTGCGGTGCGACGGAGCGAGGCGGCCGTTGTTCCGGGAGTAGTGGAACACGTTTTGGTGCAATTGGGCTAGCGCTCAAGGGAGTTCTTCTCTGTGGAATGCTTCTGTTCGTGAATAATCGCCTGTGGGGCCGTGACGCCGCGACGGTGGATTTCGATCGCCAGGTGCGGCCGATTCTTTCGGATAACTGTTTCACCTGTCACGGTCCGGATGCCGCGGCTCGTCAGGCGGATCTCCGGCTGGACCTGCCCGAGGGCGTTTTCGGTTCGGCCGAGTCGCCCGGGGTAGTGATTCCGGGGAAAAAAGAGGAAAGCGAGCTGTATTTGCGGATTTCGGCGGAAGACCCCGAGGAGCGGATGCCGCCCCCGAGTAGCGGGAAAGAGCTGACGCGGGAACAGATCGAGCTCATCGGTCGGTGGATTGATAGCGGCGCCAAGTGGCAACCGCACTGGGCGTTTGTGACGCCCCAGCGACCGCCTCTTCCGGATGTTTCGCGCCCGGAGTGGTGTCGAAATCCCATTGACCGGTTTATCCTTGCACGATTGGAGAAAGAGGGGCTTGCTCCCTCTGAAGAAGCCGACAAGGTAACGCTTCTCCGCAGAGCGACGTACGATCTGACAGGTCTCCCGCCCACGCCGGATGAGGTAGACCGGTTCCTGCAGGACGATTCCCCCGATGCCTACGAAAAAGTTGTCGATCGTCTTCTGGCATCACCGCATTTCGGAGAGCATCGGGCACGCTACTGGTTGGATGTTGCCCGGTATGGCGATACGCATGGGCTCCATCTGGATAATTACCGTTCCATGTGGCCGTATCGGGATTGGGTCATCCAGGCCTTCAACGAAAACAAACCCTATGACCAGTTTATTATTGAGCAACTGGCGGGGGACTTACTTCCCAACGCAACGCTGGATCAAAAAGTGGCGTCGGGGTTCAATCGCTGCAACGTGACGACCAGTGAGGGCGGGGCCATCGACGCGGAATTTCTCGTCCGATATGCCGTGGACCGCACAAGCACGATGGGCACGGCGTTCATGGGGCTGACGGTGGGCTGCGCGGTCTGCCATGATCATAAGTATGATCCCATCACTCAAAAAGACTTTTACCGCATGTACGCGTATTTTTACAGCATGGCGGACCCGGCGATGGACGGAAATAGCGACCGGACGCCACCCATCGTGAGTCTCCCCACACCAGAGCAGGCAACCAAGAAGGCGGCCCTCGAGGAAGAACGGGCAGCCATCGAAAAGCAGATTCGGGAGGAGTTGGATAAGGTCGATTACCGCGATCCCGATGAGGAAGAAACCGGTCCTGCACCGAGCCCGAGGGAGATCGTGTGGATTGACGATGAGGTGCCCGCGGGCGCTGCGTTGTCGGCGGATGGGCACCCCTGGGAATTTGTGGAAGCCGGTGATCCAGCGGCGTTTTCGGGCAAAAAAGTCATGCGGCGAAAGGCCGAGGGCCTCGCGCAGCACTATTTCACTAAGGCCACCCAGCCACTGGTCGTGGGGGATGACGACACGCTATTCGTCCACGTTTATCTGGATCCCCAGAACCCGCCGCGGGAAATCATGCTCCAGTGGAACGACGGGTCGTGGGAGCACCGGGCATTCTGGGGTGAGGACCTCATTGAGTGGGGGCAGAGTGGCAGCCCCAGCCGAAAACGAATCGGCGATCTGCCGGCCGCCGGACAGTGGGTACGGCTCGAAGTCTCGGCAAAGGATGTCGGTCTGGAGGCGGGTAAACAGATCAACGGCTGGGCGTTCACCCAGTATGGAGGAACGGTTTACTGGGACGCCACGGGTATCGTGACGACGGCCATTCAACCAGGTGAGAAGTTTCGCAGTCTGAAACGCTGGGAAGCAGTCGTGAAGGGGGGCAAACCGGACACCTGGCCAAAGCCGGTGGCTGAAATCCTCAAGAAGTCGGCGGACAAGCGGACCCAGGAAGAGCAGGCCAAACTGCGTGATTACTTTGTGGAGTTTGTCTACGAGGACACGCGGGCGATATTTGATCCGCTCCATGCCCGGCGGGACGAAGTGGACAAGCAGCTCAGGGAACTGGAGAGCCAGATCGCGGTGAGCTTGGTGTCGGCCGACCTGCCGCAACCCCGAGAGGCGTTTGTGCTGGAACGGGGCGACTACGAAAAGCCGCGGGAGAAAGTGGAGCCGGGTGTCCCCAGTGTGCTGCCGCCGCTGCCTCCTGATGCACCACCGAATCGACTCGGCCTGGCGCGTTGGCTTGTCCAGCCCAATCATCCATTGACGGCGCGGGTGGCAGTCAACCGCTTCTGGCAGGAAATATTTGGCACGGGATTGGTGAAGACCTCTGAGGATTTTGGCACGCAGGGTGAACGCCCCAGCCATCCGGAACTTCTGGACTGGCTGGCGGTGGAGTTCATGGAAAGCGGCTGGAATGTGAAACATCTCTTCCGGTTGATAGTGACCTCGGCCACCTATCGGCAGAGTGCGAGGGTCCGTCCTGAGTTGCTGGCGAAGGATCCTGAAAATCGGCTGCTTGCCCGTGGTCCACGGTTCCGGCTGGATGCAGAGGAAATCCGCGATACCGCTTTGTTTGTGTCGGGATTGCTTGTGGACAAAATCGGTGGACCGAGTGTCAAGCCATACCAGCCGGAAGGGCTCTGGGAAGCAGTGGGCTACACGACGAGCAATACCGCGAAGTTCGTCCAGGATCACGGCGAAAAACTTTATCGCCGCAGCCTGTACACGTTCTGGAAAAGAACATCACCTCCACCCGGACTGGTACTGTTTGACGCGCCCAGTCGGGAAGCCTGCGTGATGCGGCGTGCCCGCACGAACACGCCGCTCCAGGCCCTCAACTTGATGAACGATGTCCAGTATGTGGAGGCCGCGCGAAAAATGGCGGAACGTCTCCTCCAGAAAGGATTCAGCGATCCTGGCGACACCGCGAAGTACGGTTTTAAGCTGGTGACGTGTCGCGAGCCTAAACCGAGCGAACTGGCTGTGCTTCTGGAGCTTTACCGGTGGCAGCGTGATTACTTCGAGAAGAACCCACCGGCTGCGGAACAGCTACTCCAGGTGGGAGAATCACCTCGCGATGAACAACTTCCCGCGCGAGAACTGGCCGCCTGGACGATGGTGTGCAACGCGCTACTGAATTTGGACGAAACCATCACCAAGCCGTAGCAGCCGGCTTGGCATAGTGTTGTAAACACGGTCTCTTTTGGCCGGAGAGAACGCCATGGATCCCTTCGAAGAATATCGGCTCCTGGAAACACGACGGCAGTTTTTCGGGCGGTTGGCGCGGGGGCTGGGACCGATCGCGCTGGCTTCTTTGCTCAATGAAAACCTGTTTTCGTCAGTCGCGGGAGCGGTTCCGGAGCGTCAGCCCGGTCGGTCCGGAGTGCTGGAGAAACTCCATTATCCACCGCGGGCCAAACGGGTCATCTACATGGTGATGAACGGGGCCCCGTCGCAACTTGATCTCTTTGACTACAAACCCAAACTGCTTGAAATGTTCGACGCCGATTTGCCCGAGTCGGTCCGAATGGGTCAGCGTTTGACGACCATGACGTCGGGCCAAAAACGGTTTCCGCTGGCTCCGTCGATCTACAAGTTTGCGCAGTACGGGCAGTCGGGAGCGTGGATCAGTGAACTGCTCCCTCACCTGGCCACCGTGGTGGATGAAATTGCCATCATCAAGAGTATGCACACGGAGGCCATCAATCATGACCCGGCGATCACATATCTCTTAACGGGTTCGCAGATACCGGGGCGTCCCAGTCTGGGGGCATGGTTGTCGTACGGATTGGGGTCCCTCAACCGCGATCTACCGACGTTCGTCGTGCTCCATTCCACGTGGAGCGCGAAGCGAGATGCCCAGGCAATCTACGAGCGATTGTGGGGGGCGGGTTTCCTGCCGTCGTACCACCAGGGCGTGAGCTTTCGATCGAAGGGGGATCCCGTGCTCTATCTGAGTAATCCCCCCGGTGTGTCGCCCGAGTCGCGAGAAAAAACCGTTCAGGCGGTCGTCGAGCTCAATCGTGAACTCTACAACGCGCTGGGAGACCCCGAGATCCAGACCCGTATCAGCCAGTATGAGATGGCGTTCCGTATGCAGTTTTCTGTGCCGGAGCTCACCGATCTCTCCCAGGAGCCAGAAGAGACGTTCGAATTGTACGGGGAGGATGCCCGGAAACCCGGCACTTTTGCGGCCAACTGTCTGCTTGCACGGCGGCTTGTGGAACGGGATGTGCGATTCGTCCAGATTTTCCATCGCGGTTGGGACCACCACTACGACCTGCCGCGGGACCTTCCGCTTCAGTGCCGCGATGTGGATCAGGCCTGCCGGGCCCTCATCATTGACCTGAAGCGCCGGGGATTACTGGAAGACACGCTCCTGGTCTGGGGCGGTGAATTCGGCCGGACGGTGTACTGCCAGGGAACTCTCACCAAAACCAACTACGGCCGCGACCACCATCCGAGGTGCTTTACGATGTGGCTGGCGGGCGGAGGTGTTAAACCGGGCATTGTGTACGGAGAAACCGACGATTTCAGCTATAACATCATCAAGGACCCGGTGCACATCCACGATCTGAACGCTACGATTCTCTATCTCTTGGGGATCGATCACACGAAATTGACGTATCGGTTCCAGGGCCGGGAGTTCCGGCTCACCGACGTCGCCGGAAACGTGGTGAAGGGAATCCTCGCCTGACGCCGCTGGTTTCTGGTTACGGTCCGCGGAGGAGCTTCTCCAGGAATTGGAGCGTCTCCTCGGGGAGTTTGCGGTCTGCGTGCGGCGTGATCGTGTGGAGCCAGAGCGCTTTTTCCGCTGCTTTTTGGGCCCCATCGCGATCTCCCAGTGTTCGCAGGAGCTCGGCAAGCCCGGCGTGATACCGAGCCTGGTGGGGATAAAGGTCGATGGCCCGGCGGGCGAAGGTAACGGCTTTCGCGAGGGCTCGCCGGTCGTTCGTTTCCTGGAACAATTGTTGGTAGGCAAGAGCGAGAACCCAGGAAGCGGCATGGTGATTGGCAGCCCGTGGGATAAGTTCAGCGGCGTAGGTGTCAAGCTCCTTCGCCCGCTCCTGAGGAGACGACGGTCTGGGTTTCCGCAGGACGGCGGTGAGGTCAGCCGCATCGGGTTTGCTGAGCAACGATTCCGCGGGCTTTTTCTGGGGATCGGGACCCTCCGCCTGCCACAATTCCACCAGCCGCATCCAGGGCTCGAACGCCCAGGGATCGGCCTCGGCAGCCAGCCGACAGAATTGTTTGGCACGATCGATCGAAAACCGTCGCGCGGCACTGGCCTGAGCGAGAAGGCTGCGGGCCTGAAGCACAGGCGAATAGGCCGTGGTGTAAAACGCCGCGATCAGCAAGCCGAAAAACATCAGGGTGGCAAATCCTGCCCAGGTGGGAAGCGGCACGGAAAGGCCCTGAGGGGAAGCGAGTTGACGAAGTCGCTGCGACCAGCCGCCGGACGCTTGGTTCTCTGATAAGGATTGTCCCGTGAAGTGCCCCGTTGGAACATCGGTCGCCAGCACCCAGAGCAACCAGAAGCTGCCAGCCACACCGGGGAACGTGAGTCCGCCTGCTGCCAGCCAGTTAACGCCAATGGCAACAAGCGCCGCGGCGAGGATTCCAGGGGCCAACGTGCCCGCCTGAATCCACGGCCAGAGTCCCACCCCGATGAGAACAGCCACGGGAAGTCCCACCAGTAAGAACGTCAGGTCCTGGGGGGCCGAGCTGAGCAGTCCCAGCCAATAGCTTGCCGGCCAGGCCAGCAACCATCCCAGTGCAATCGGCCACAGTTGCTCACGGCTGTGAAGAGCTGTCCTTTGCGACGCACCCACGAGTGCTCCCGCCGAGGATGGCCGGGGGCCCGCCGACGAGTTGGTGGTCGAGTCTGATCGCGCGCCCTTGAGGTTCCAGAAAGTGAGCCCAATTGCCAAGAGGAAAAGCACCCCGGCGGGAATGCCTCCCGTGGCGGTCACTTCCAGAAGAAAATTGTGCGGGTCGGAGATCTCCTCGCTCGCTTCGGGAAGTTTGTATCGGGTGTATGCGTAGCGGAAATTTCCCGGCCCACAACCCAACAGGGGCTGATCGGCGATCATGTTTATGGTGGCCCGCCAGTAT
This is a stretch of genomic DNA from Thermogutta terrifontis. It encodes these proteins:
- a CDS encoding MBL fold metallo-hydrolase → MRLIVLGSGGYHPSERRHTLCHVIPEAGVILDAGTGFFRVGRFLDEQPWHIFLTHAHLDHIIGLTYYWSVSRDRSLGPITVWGSDKTIEAVKRHLFSEPLFPKMPPYEFALILPGEKVTVPSERESGEFTVTSFPLSHPGGAQGYRFDFQDRSVAYVTDTTAAARPTYVQKIMCVDVLIHEAYFPPGYEDLALQTGHVSSVQAAEVARECQAKRLLLVHVNPLSEDSDPLRIMEVRAVFPNVTVAEDGMSLAF
- the cmr6 gene encoding type III-B CRISPR module RAMP protein Cmr6, coding for MAMIVPLPKSVRDLVRENTHLGLQLDKYVQSWNEELFSKPGDDTGKLSERVQKPTVELIARKSRTEPPGLNYAGLFARWQAVAAARGAMTFKAKTVGPLTLHLARASALENAGICLHPIYGFVYLPGTGLKGMARAFAETVWLPTQTDQKKAWQQIEDVFGWAPNPDRVKQIRDPHHPAEVRHDPSDPRTEITASSGQIVFLDAWPEKWTPLVVDILNNHHFSYYQNQEPPGDWDSPRPVYFLAVSAGHTFCFALAKRRADVPDELLQLATEWLVGALEYEGAGAKTASGYGSFKLTETPKLFSSDNIDKTWKGALAKQKRAEFTCTLELVTPAFLAGPLQKEEDCELRPATLRGMLRWWWRTMHAAHVDAATLYRMESAIWGDTNSCGAVRVTVEPLDNVKPVLFDKNKVRDENKLPAPPNKRTTQGLNYFTFGMDDMRRENGQRQRYQRYYIMPGAKWRVTMRVRPKIYEIKNDKGIVIEKWDLSVSDVLPQAQAALWLLCYYGGVGSKSRKGFGCFDVPAELSSWNLEKCKEVAAKFRKACNRSTQKGCDAPTLETMISGEELPVGWKNVWWILDRIGAAAQAFAQQYAKNAQKLALGLPRNVRGRFNLGEHVAKTNRHASPLIFHVGRQNGNYVVRCVGFPSPELPADRTRKASQNFLTQAIQTITANLKSAFSNSQGAAMQPARFPTGQPGQSPGAGARPTSAPAPSLPTLKSGDEVEVTIVEDPKGKGRLFAKHEATGLVGNIIDPNNVPDKTIGAKIHVFIHSINMKQKQIQFKAKK
- a CDS encoding DUF1501 domain-containing protein, producing the protein MDPFEEYRLLETRRQFFGRLARGLGPIALASLLNENLFSSVAGAVPERQPGRSGVLEKLHYPPRAKRVIYMVMNGAPSQLDLFDYKPKLLEMFDADLPESVRMGQRLTTMTSGQKRFPLAPSIYKFAQYGQSGAWISELLPHLATVVDEIAIIKSMHTEAINHDPAITYLLTGSQIPGRPSLGAWLSYGLGSLNRDLPTFVVLHSTWSAKRDAQAIYERLWGAGFLPSYHQGVSFRSKGDPVLYLSNPPGVSPESREKTVQAVVELNRELYNALGDPEIQTRISQYEMAFRMQFSVPELTDLSQEPEETFELYGEDARKPGTFAANCLLARRLVERDVRFVQIFHRGWDHHYDLPRDLPLQCRDVDQACRALIIDLKRRGLLEDTLLVWGGEFGRTVYCQGTLTKTNYGRDHHPRCFTMWLAGGGVKPGIVYGETDDFSYNIIKDPVHIHDLNATILYLLGIDHTKLTYRFQGREFRLTDVAGNVVKGILA
- a CDS encoding PSD1 and planctomycete cytochrome C domain-containing protein → MLLFVNNRLWGRDAATVDFDRQVRPILSDNCFTCHGPDAAARQADLRLDLPEGVFGSAESPGVVIPGKKEESELYLRISAEDPEERMPPPSSGKELTREQIELIGRWIDSGAKWQPHWAFVTPQRPPLPDVSRPEWCRNPIDRFILARLEKEGLAPSEEADKVTLLRRATYDLTGLPPTPDEVDRFLQDDSPDAYEKVVDRLLASPHFGEHRARYWLDVARYGDTHGLHLDNYRSMWPYRDWVIQAFNENKPYDQFIIEQLAGDLLPNATLDQKVASGFNRCNVTTSEGGAIDAEFLVRYAVDRTSTMGTAFMGLTVGCAVCHDHKYDPITQKDFYRMYAYFYSMADPAMDGNSDRTPPIVSLPTPEQATKKAALEEERAAIEKQIREELDKVDYRDPDEEETGPAPSPREIVWIDDEVPAGAALSADGHPWEFVEAGDPAAFSGKKVMRRKAEGLAQHYFTKATQPLVVGDDDTLFVHVYLDPQNPPREIMLQWNDGSWEHRAFWGEDLIEWGQSGSPSRKRIGDLPAAGQWVRLEVSAKDVGLEAGKQINGWAFTQYGGTVYWDATGIVTTAIQPGEKFRSLKRWEAVVKGGKPDTWPKPVAEILKKSADKRTQEEQAKLRDYFVEFVYEDTRAIFDPLHARRDEVDKQLRELESQIAVSLVSADLPQPREAFVLERGDYEKPREKVEPGVPSVLPPLPPDAPPNRLGLARWLVQPNHPLTARVAVNRFWQEIFGTGLVKTSEDFGTQGERPSHPELLDWLAVEFMESGWNVKHLFRLIVTSATYRQSARVRPELLAKDPENRLLARGPRFRLDAEEIRDTALFVSGLLVDKIGGPSVKPYQPEGLWEAVGYTTSNTAKFVQDHGEKLYRRSLYTFWKRTSPPPGLVLFDAPSREACVMRRARTNTPLQALNLMNDVQYVEAARKMAERLLQKGFSDPGDTAKYGFKLVTCREPKPSELAVLLELYRWQRDYFEKNPPAAEQLLQVGESPRDEQLPARELAAWTMVCNALLNLDETITKP